In Aegilops tauschii subsp. strangulata cultivar AL8/78 chromosome 3, Aet v6.0, whole genome shotgun sequence, one genomic interval encodes:
- the LOC109758375 gene encoding protein RMD5 homolog: MEIDSLREAFDRVVEKRVLSSAKVQEAIGQIVNEVEQAISKMQMMNTDTMDSCDHSSILAELKAKLNEMVPLIQLEGCQKELNVALSKYLKLLEKSFSPDIAKAYRNVDYDACTVNNIIKNHFYRQGLFDLGDSFVNECGESDGTHLKFSFQEMYGILEAMQARNLEPALSWAAKNHDHLLQNSSMLEMKLHSLQFIEILTKRSRDDALQYARTHFVPFASLHTAEIQKLMACLIWADRLDQSPYAEFVSSTHWEKLSEELIHQFCSLLGQSSESPLGVAISAGFQGLPTLLKLSTVMAAKKQEWQTMKQLPVPIDIGPEFQYHSVFVCPVLREQSSEDNPPMLMPCGHAVSKQSIMKLSKSSSRPFKCPYCPSEAVASQCKQLQF, from the coding sequence ATGGAGATCGACAGTTTAAGAGAGGCATTTGACCGAGTTGTTGAAAAGCGTGTGTTATCTTCTGCTAAAGTTCAGGAAGCTATTGGTCAGATAGTGAATGAAGTTGAGCAGGCAATATCGAAGATGCAGATGATGAATACAGATACCATGGACAGTTGTGACCACTCATCCATCCTTGCAGAACTGAAGGCCAAGCTAAACGAAATGGTGCCATTGATCCAACTTGAAGGATGTCAAAAGGAATTGAATGTTGCCCTGAGCAAATATCTCAAGCTCCTAGAGAAGTCTTTTAGTCCAGATATAGCGAAGGCATATAGAAATGTGGATTATGATGCCTGCACAGTAAACAACATAATAAAGAATCATTTCTACCGCCAGGGCCTCTTTGATCTTGGAGACTCCTTTGTCAATGAGTGTGGTGAATCAGATGGGACTCACCTGAAATTTTCATTTCAGGAGATGTATGGAATACTTGAGGCGATGCAAGCAAGAAACCTTGAACCTGCACTCAGTTGGGCTGCTAAGAACCATGATCATTTGTTGCAGAATAGCTCAATGCTTGAGATGAAGCTCCATTCTCTTCAGTTTATTGAGATACTTACTAAAAGAAGTAGAGATGATGCTTTACAATATGCAAGGACTCACTTTGTGCCATTTGCCTCCTTGCACACGGCAGAGATCCAGAAGCTAATGGCTTGCCTTATCTGGGCGGACCGGCTTGATCAGTCCCCATATGCCGAGTTTGTGTCGTCGACGCACTGGGAGAAGCTATCTGAGGAGCTAATCCATCAGTTCTGCAGCCTCCTAGGACAGTCTAGCGAGAGCCCACTTGGTGTAGCCATATCAGCTGGTTTTCAAGGACTACCAACCTTGTTGAAGCTAAGCACAGTAATGGCCGCCAAAAAGCAGGAGTGGCAGACCATGAAACAGCTTCCGGTCCCCATAGACATCGGACCAGAGTTCCAGTACCACTCTGTTTTCGTATGCCCGGTGCTCAGGGAGCAGTCGAGTGAGGATAACCCTCCGATGCTGATGCCCTGTGGACATGCTGTATCGAAGCAGTCGATCATGAAGCTATCAAAGAGCAGCTCCAGGCCTTTCAAGTGCCCCTACTGCCCCTCGGAGGCGGTGGCTTCGCAGTGCAAGCAGCTTCAATTTTAA